A single region of the Eriocheir sinensis breed Jianghai 21 chromosome 53, ASM2467909v1, whole genome shotgun sequence genome encodes:
- the LOC126983373 gene encoding serine-rich adhesin for platelets-like isoform X7 — protein sequence MVRFKPARTPGARRLLCPLSRLLRLLPLLPLLPLLSQPVAASQHQFEDDVVFYKKSGEGWLRCVAHLRFSVAPRVSGSLAGLECVPTTWHEGKVGQSGTGTHRSTAGFDCEEVHPAPWWPESWDKRIGECREKLSASSSSNSYLQSPSSSFTSSTSQSKSSFLESARDSSSVSSSSGGESKSSTPLDCLCEESGSSSSLSQGSSGGFVTSSSQTSGAESGQVPLSRSSGSAAESSNLPSSSNSALTVVVPSSSSSSPGLSVSASSPSRSFSVIASLTSVSASSAPSRVEGSRSSVSTNSAPQGNSYSSTSENSDSVTSGSISSAFNEGFSASSSTSSSAFNEGFSASSSTSSSAFNEGFSASSSTSSSAFNEGFSASSSTSSSAFSEGLSASSSTSSSAFSEGLSASSSTSSSAFSEGLSVSSSTSSSAFSEGLSVSSSTSSSAFSEGLSASSSTSSSAFSEGLSASSSTSSSAFSEGLSVSSSTSSLWSISADNSIYEGSQCSSSEDIYSSVMSSSASQGPSPALSRVSSSSSSSSIGGSSSDDCLCFESSSSTGSGSLSEVSTSGSQPSFSSPAASGGTTSSASSGKAGASVSTLASNTDSASSSLNSGPSSEPSSSRELEECSSSFERISSSALFKSSLASCSTSSSAFSEGLSASSSTSSSAFSEGLSASSSTSSSAFSEGLSASSSTSSSAFSEGLSASSSTSSSAFSEGLSASSSTSSSALAQCSAESSSTGSNTAPGGNLLGNSVSSSALTEDLSASSSTSSSAFTEGLSASSSTSSSAFSEGLSASSSTSSSAFSEGLSASSSISSSAFSEGLSASSSTSSSAFSEGLSASSSTSSSAFSEGLSASSSTSSSAFSEGLSASSSTSSSAFSEGLSASSSTSSSVFSEGLSASSSTSSSALAQCSAESSSTGSNTAPGGNLLGNSVSSSALTEDLSASSSTSSSAFTEGLSASSSTSSSAFSEGLSASSSTSSSVFTEGLSASSSTSSSAFSEGSSASSSTSSSAFSEGLSASSSTSSSAFSEGSSASSSTSSSAFSEGLSASSSTSSSAFSEGLSASSSISSSAFSEGLSASSSTSSSAFSEGLSASSSTSSSAFSEGLSASSSTSSSAFSEGLSASSSTSSSAFSEGLSASSSTSSSAFSEGLSASSSTSSSAFSEGLSASSSTSSSAFSEGLSASSSISSSAFSEGLSASSSTSSSAFSEGLSASSSTSSSAFTEGLSASSSTSSSAFSEGLSASSSTSSSVFTEGLSASSSTSSSAFSEGLSASSSTSSSAFSEGLSASSSISSSAFSEGLSASSSTSSSAFSEGLSASSSTSSSAFSEGLSASSSTSSSAFSEVLSASSSTRSSAFSEGLSASSSTSSSAFSEGLSASSSTSSSAFSEGLSASSSTSSSAFSEGLSASSSTSSSAFSEGLSASSSTSSSALSEGLSASSSTSSSAFSESLLASSSSAFSEGLSASSSTSSSAFSEGLSASSSTSSSAFSEGLSASSSTSSSAFSEGLSVSSSTSSSAFSEDLSASSSTSSSAFSEDLSASSSTSSSAFSEGLSASSSSAFSEGLSASSSTSSSAFSEGLSASSSISSSAFSEGLSASSSTSSSVFSEGLSASSSTSSSAFSEGLSASSSTSSSAFSEGLSASSSTSSSAFSEGLSASSSTSSSAFSEGLSASSSTSSSAFSEGLSASSSTSSSAFSEGLSASSSTSSSAFSEGLSASSSTSSSAFSEGLSASSSTSSSAFSEGLSVSSSTSSSAFSEGLSASSSTSSSALSDSSLASSVVSTSVDVEVSASDSVVSSSLGASSSSLSSSLAPTAASSGSSVSSSAPAGSFSSSDGGDMTPEGSSSSMVAGSPSSSGSSSGRGSVSSAGSGVSAVSPSTAAMTTTTTTTPTTTTTTPTTTTTTPTTTTTITTTTTNRPANTLGPSICAEVILSEDRDLKTVTSPGYPNLYPNDYHCEFNVTAPEDYKVVLIFESLKVEYKNRCANDYVRAVNLQTYHGVQFCGNKLPPAWMDFVSEKNFITVTFHTNGERQFKGFKFIATAFKS from the exons ATGGTCCGCTTCAAGCCCGCGCGGACCCCCGGGGCGCGACGCTTACTATGTCCCTTATCCCGCCTGCTGCGCCTGCTGCCCCTGCTTCCCTTGCTGCCTCTGCTCTCCCAGCCCGTCGCTGCCAGTCAG CATCAGTTTGAGGATGACGTGGTGTTCTACAAGAAGAGTGGGGAGGGTTGGCTGCGATGCGTTGCTCACCTCCGCTTTTCTGTGGCGCCGCGGGTGTCTGGCTCTCTGGCGGGGCTGGAATGTGTCCCGACTACTTGGCACGAGGGGAAGGTCGGCCAAAGCGGCACAGGCACTCACCGGTCTACTGCGGGTTTTGACTGCGAGGAGGTGCACCCTGCGCCTTGGTGGCCTGAGAGCTGGGATAAGAGGATCGGGGAATGCCGGGAAAAGttgtccgcctcctcctcttctaactcttACTTGcagtccccctcgtcctccttcacaTCCTCGACAAGCCAGAGTAAATCTTCCTTCCTCG AGTCAGCCAGAGACAGCAGCagcgtcagcagcagcagcggagGAGAAAGTAAATCATCCACCCCTCTCGACTGCCTGTGTGAGGAGAGTGGCTCAA GTTCATCGCTCAGTCAGGGATCGAGTGGCGGCTTCGTGACCTCCAGCTCCCAGACGT CCGGCGCAGAATCAGGGCAGGTCCCACTCTCACGAAGCTCAGGCAGTGCAGCGGAAAGCTCGAATCTGCCATCAAGTTCTAATAGCGCTTTGACGGTCGTTGTTCCATCAAGCTCAAGTTCCTCCCCAGGACTTAGTGTCAGTGCTTCATCTCCCAGTAGATCGTTTTCAGTCATAGCAAGTTTAA CCTCTGTCTCGGCAAGCTCAGCCCCCTCCAGGGTTGAGGGCTCAAGGTCAAGCGTGTCAACTAACTCTGCTCCTCAAGGAAACTCGTATTCAAGCACCTCAGAAAACTCTGATTCAGTAACATCAGGCTCAATAAGCTCAGCGTTCAATGAAGGCTtctcagcctccagcagcaccagcagctcagcgttcaatGAAGGCTtctcagcctccagcagcaccagcagctcagcgttcaatGAAGGCTtctcagcctccagcagcaccagcagctcagcgttcaatGAAGGCTtctcagcctccagcagcaccagcagctcagcgttcagtgaaggtttatcagcctccagcagcaccagcagctcagcgttcagtgaaggcttatcagcctccagcagcaccagcagttcagcgttcagtgaaggtttatcagtctccagcagcaccagcagctcagcgttcagtgaag gcttatcggtctccagcagcaccagcagctcagcgttcagtgaaggtttatcagcctccagcagcaccagcagttcagcgttcagtgaaggtttatcagcctccagcagcaccagcagttcagcgttcagtgaaggcttatcggtctccagcagcaccagcagcttaTGGTCAATCTCTGCCGAtaattctatatatgaaggaagTCAATGTTCCAGTAGTGAAGATATTTACTCTTCAGTAATGTCGAGTTCCGCCAGTCAAGGCCCCTCGCCCGCGCTGAGCCgggtcagcagcagcagcagcagcagcagcatcggcGGCAGCAGCTCAGACGACTGCCTCTGCTTTGAGTCTTCCAGTTCAA CAGGCAGTGGTTCCTTATCTGAGGTAAGCACTTCGGGTTCGCAGCCAAGCTTTTCCAGTCCAGCCGCCTCGGGCGGCACAACGAGCTCTGCGTCATCCGGCAAAGCTGGAGCTTCAGTCTCAACACTTGCCTCGAACACAG ATTCAGCGTCATCTTCCCTGAATTCAGGACCATCATCAGAACCATCCAGCAGCAGAGAACTTGAAGAATGCTCATCCAGTTTTGAAAGAATCAGCAGCTCAGCACTTTTTAAAAGTTCTCTGGCCTCttgcagcaccagcagctcagctttcagtgaaggcttatcagcctccagcagcaccagcagctcagcgttcagtgaaggcttatcagcctccagcagcaccagcagctcagcgttcagtgaaggtttatcagcctccagcagcaccagcagctcagcgttcagtgaaggtttatcagcctccagcagcaccagcagctcagcgttcagtgaaggtttatcagcctccagcagcaccagcagctcagcacTAGCACAGTGTTCCGCTGAGTCAAGCAGCACAGGCTCTAACACTGCTCCCGGAGGAAACTTACTCGGTAATAGCGTCAGCAGCTCAGCACTCACTGAAGacttatcagcctccagcagcaccagcagctcagcgttcactgaaggcttatcagcctccagcagcaccagcagctcagcgttcagtgaaggcttatcagcctccagcagcaccagcagctcagcgttcagtgaaggcttatcagcctccagcagcatcagcagctcagcgttcagtgaaggtttatcagcctccagcagcaccagcagctcagcgttcagtgaaggcttatcagcctccagcagcaccagcagctcagcgttcagtgaag gcttatcagcctccagcagcaccagcagctcagcgttcagtgaaggtttatcagcctccagcagcaccagcagctcagcgttcagtgaaggcttatcagcctccagcagcaccagcagctcagtgttcagtgaag gtttatcagcctccagcagcaccagcagctcagcacTAGCACAGTGTTCCGCTGAGTCAAGCAGCACAGGCTCTAACACTGCTCCCGGAGGAAACTTACTCGGTAATAGCGTCAGCAGCTCAGCACTCACTGAAGacttatcagcctccagcagcaccagcagctcagcgttcactgaaggcttatcagcctccagcagcaccagcagctcagcgttcagtgaaggtttatcagcctccagcagcaccagcagctcagtgTTCACTGAAggcttatcagcctccagcagcaccagcagctcagcgttcagtgaaggctcatcagcctccagcagcaccagcagctcagcgttcagtgaag gcttatcagcctccagcagcaccagcagctcagcgttcagtgaaggctcatcagcctccagcagcaccagcagctcagcgttcagtgaaggtttatcagcctccagcagcaccagcagctcagcgttcagtgaaggcttatcagcctccagcagcatcagcagctcagcgttcagtgaaggtttatcagcctccagcagcaccagcagctcagcgttcagtgaaggcttatcagcctccagcagcaccagcagctcagcgttcagtgaaggcttatcagcctccagcagcaccagcagctcagcgttcagtgaag gcttatcagcctccagcagcaccagcagctcagcgttcagtgaaggcttatcagcctccagcagcaccagcagctcagcgttcagtgaaggtttatcagcctccagcagcaccagcagctcagcgttcagtgaaggtttatcagcctccagcagcaccagcagctcagcgttcagtgaaggcttatcagcctccagcagcatcagcagctcagcgttcagtgaaggtttatcagcctccagcagcaccagcagctcagcgttcagtgaag gcttatcagcctccagcagcaccagcagctcagcgttcactgaaggcttatcagcctccagcagcaccagcagctcagcgttcagtgaaggtttatcagcctccagcagcaccagcagctcagtgTTCACTGAAggcttatcagcctccagcagcaccagcagctcagcgttcagtgaaggtttatcagcctccagcagcaccagcagctcagcgttcagtgaaggcttatcagcctccagcagcatcagcagctcagcgttcagtgaaggtttatcagcctccagcagcaccagcagctcagcgttcagtgaaggcttatcagcctccagcagcaccagcagctcagcgttcagtgaaggtttatcagcctccagcagcaccagcagctcagcgttcagtgaagttttatcagcctccagcagcaccaggagctcagcgttcagtgaagggttatcagcctccagcagcaccagcagctcagcgttcagtgaaggtttatcagcctccagcagcaccagcagctcagcgttcagtgaaggtttatcagcctccagcagcaccagcagctcagcgttcagtgaaggtttatcagcctccagcagcaccagcagctcagcgttcagtgaaggtttatcagcctccagcagcaccagcagctcagcgctcagtgaag gtttatcagcctccagcagcaccagcagctcagcgttcagtgaaagCTTATTAGCctccagcagctcagcgttcagtgaaggcttatcagcctccagcagcaccagcagctcagcgttcagtgaaggcttatcagcctccagcagcaccagcagctcagcgttcagtgaaggtttatcagcctccagcagcaccagcagctcagcgttcagtgaaggcttatcagtttccagcagcaccagcagctcagcgttcagtgaag acttatcagcctccagcagcaccagcagctcagcatTCAGTGAAGacttatcagcctccagcagcactagcagctcagcgttcagtgaaggtttatcagcctccagcagctcagcgttcagtgaaggcttatcagcctccagcagcaccagcagctcagcgttcagtgaaggtttatcagcctccagcagcatcagcagctcagcgttcagtgaaggtttatcagcctccagcagcaccagcagctcagtgttcagtgaaggtttatcagcttccagcagcaccagcagctcagcgttcagtgaaggtttatcagcctccagcagcaccagcagctcagcgttcagtgaaggtttatcagcctccagcagcaccagcagctcagcgttcagtgaaggtttatcagcctccagcagcaccagcagctcagcgttcagtgaaggtttatcagcctccagcagcaccagcagctcagcgttcagtgaaggcttatcagcttccagcagcaccagcagctcagcgttcagtgaaggtttatcagcttccagcagcaccagcagctcagcgttcagtgaaggtttatcagcttccagcagcaccagcagctcagcgttcagtgaaggtttatcagcttccagcagcaccagcagctcagcgttcagtgaaggcttATCAGTTTCCAGCAGCActagcagctcagcgttcagtgaaggtttatcagcttccagcagcaccagcagctccgCACTTTCTGATAGCTCTTTGGCGTCCAGCGTGGTAAGCACCTCTGTTGACGTTGAGGTTTCTGCTTCTGATAGTGTTGTCAGTTCGTCACTGGGAGCCAGTTCCTCTTCGCTCAGCAGCAGCCTGGCGCCGACAGCTGCCTCGTCCGGCAGTAGTGTCAGCAGTTCTGCCCCGGCCGGAAGCTTCAGTTCTAGTGATGGTGGCGACATGACTCCTGAAGGAAGTTCAAGTTCAATGGTGGCCG GATCGCCCAGCAGCTCCGGCTCCAGCAGTGGGCGGGGCTCTGTCAGCTCGGCGGGCTCAG GTGTTTCTGCCGTGTCTCCTTCCACCGccgccatgaccaccaccaccacgaccactccaactaccaccacgaccactccaactaccaccacgaccactccaactaccactactactatcacaaccactaccactaacaggCCTGCGAATACTTTAG GGCCGTCTATCTGCGCCGAAGTTATACTGTCTGAGGACCGAGACTTGAAAACCGTCACCTCGCCCGGCTACCCTAATCTTTACCCCAACGACTACCACTGCGAATTCAACGTCACT GCGCCGGAGGATTACAAGG